A region of the Nothobranchius furzeri strain GRZ-AD chromosome 13, NfurGRZ-RIMD1, whole genome shotgun sequence genome:
catccttacgctgacaaagaggtaactaagtaacttttactttaagtacattttatttacaatactttttacttttacttgagtaaaaatttaggcaagtacttttacttgagtaaaaaaattatcaaagtattggtactcgtacttaagtaggaaattttagtactctttccacctctggtgtgTGGTCAACCAACTTCACAGGAAGTCAATTTAATGCCATCTAGTGGTCAAATTGGGAATACCGACCACTCCACCAAAAATCTACTATTATTCTAGTGACAAACTTCACTGTAGATGTTTTTATTGGTGTTCATACTTACTTCTTAAAATTACACAATTAAAAGGTAAAACCCCATTTTTCCTCCTAAGCCACGCCTCCAGAATCCAGGAACACAATACTTGttacttatgggctcgacacacgggaggcgatatcgcctctcctccattcattttcaatgagacatgcgtgacaaagcgataatcgcgggtctccctcctactaagcaaaacgcgaaaaacgtgcatgtgaaattttgcgctcgtgcacgtgtcgtgcacaggcgacccagcgacgcgatcccagaaagttgaaacattttcaacttttcatcgccgtCGCTCAGATGAGGACCAATcaatggaggtttcattcactgaccaatgagcggacaggatgctccgtacacctccgagcaaacatggatgagaagttgattattattatgttttatatagtaaaatcagaagtaggatttcacataactctagcagcaccttgtgaaacatcatatctaccgctttttaactctgaacagcttaaaaaaccttaattccctccaacctgacacagccaaacaaaacaacagaagtttcgatttcgccacggaacagaacgcgtagacggctttgccgctggccgcctcccgtgtgtcaggtaattaaagcgacagcgacaaatttcgctgattgcggtcgtttgtcgcctcccgtgtgtcgagcccctaaggGTTCTGTTTTTCATTTTCAACACATTACTGGCACCCCTCTGGCATAAATCCTGACATAACGCACCTACATAACATAACCGTATAATAATTTAGTCTGCTAAAGAATATAACGTGGTTCTTTTATGGTGGAAAGTCTTTAGCTTCTTTGGTTTATTCTAACATCTAAATCAATGCAGCTTAGTGCCAAGGACAATCTAGGGAAGCCCCAATAACAACAGGTTAAAACCTGCAGAACCCGACCCAAATGTGTTCAGACTCAACTAATTCCAcatacatgtgcacacacacaaacatgttgcCTTAGCAACAAACTGATATGGCTCTGCCAGCCGACAGGCTGCATTCAGAGACGCCTAAAATGTTCCTAACAAGAGCAGAACCAGACTAAACGGAAAGCGTGATCTCATTAAATGAAAATTTGCAAACAGAATGGAACTTTATGTCCGTTACACTAGTTAACCCGGCTCTGGCtttgcttcctgttcagctgcttcaAGCAGAGAACGAGGGATTTGTGCTAACGGGGAGCAGTTAAATGGCTGCATCAGGGTCCGATCATTAAGAATGGGGACCAGCAGAATGATTGGATGAGGTTACTCCAGGGTGGTAGGTTTCAGAGGCAATTAAAATGATTAGTttttaacaaaacatttaattaattggttaccatcagtgtgtgaagagCATCTCATGCAATAGATCAAAAAAAGCTCCAGAAAAGCATCTCCTACTGCACATTTTTACGTTTATACATAAACGCCCACCTTTTATCTTTCAGTGGTGGAAaacattagcctggcaagccagactaaataaatgtattatttagtctggccacgctccattgacggctctcggttgtggagcgggttctaccgttgtctttcaaatgatctccgcattccactggacaatgaatgtgacgtactctcgtttcactctgttgcatcatcccacccaccaggcatatagagtgccctgattggcccacaaagcggataaagctctgtgatttgttctctaagcagatagagcactatgattggcccaccattatggaccaatcacagctctttatgtgtttgaaacccctctagagggttgtgattggctagccagagccctggtaggagctgcggaggttccaatggagcatgcctagaccagactttgcaaagcaagaatttggtctagttcactaggctaaagcAAACCTTCTCATGTCTCACCTGAGATGGCGTACTCTCCATTGGGGGAGGCAACGGTGATGGCGGAGGCATTCCCGATGCTCTCCACTGGACCCAGTCCAACATGGTTGCTAAAGCTCAGCACGTGCCAACCCATCACTTTGGCCAGCTGCTGTACTGCATGCACCTGATGCTGCGACATCTGTAAAAAGGCACGTCGTCACACAGAACAGCTCTCGACTTTCACCACAAACTCATCTACAAACGTAGGCGAGGCACCTGTGAGAGCAGGAAgtcctgcagctcctgctcctGGTGGGACAACGTGATGGCGCGTCCATCCCTGTGCACCACTCGGATCTGTTCCACGCCGatgttgagctgaagctgaatggATCTAAATATGAAGACATATAAGAGCAATCGGGAGACAGGAAGCAGACACATAATTCCTTCCTGGCTTGTCTACTTACTTGCAGATCTGCTCGTAACCATGTGAGGTGATGAGCACCTTGACACTGGACTCGTACACGTCGTTGATATTGGACCAGTGAGCCTGGATCTGAGGGTCTTCAATCCGGCTGGCCAAGCAGTCGATGGTTCGGGCGGTCCTGTCGACAAAAACAAGCAACTTTCCTATATTAATCGTTCGATTTTACAAAGGAAAATAGAATTTGAGATACTTACAAAATGCATTTGTACAATCCTTCAATAAAATATCAACAAAACCATGAACATGCCTGCTCCTTAGAAAGATGTGTTTGGCCTGTTTGATGATCTTCTCCAGTAGCCCTTCGCTCTGTTGCAAGCTGGAGATTTCTGCCTTGTCGTACGCCATCGGCCCCGCCAGGCGCAGGCGTTTGTGTCCGAACGGGGCACTGGCGGGATGCGGCATGACCACAGAACTCAGCTGCTGCTTGTGGAACTGCAACACAAACGAGGCTTGTTTTTAAAAAGGAGAAAACCTAAAATTAGTTCTACGTGAGACCTGCAATCACTGTGGGTCTCTTCAAATATCCGAGGGAGCATTTAAAACTGATTACACGAATAAGAGATATGACCAATTAAATTAAAAAGGTGATTTTTAACTTAAATTTTTTAATTTAGAcaaaaattaaaaatgtttttcttcctgtttatttattttttattcttatgTTTGTAGTGTTACATTCGAAGCCAATTTAAAGTTTAACATATTCAGAAGGTTTGTATCTCACCTCTCGGATCATTTGATGCAGATTGTGCTCTAGCACATAAAGATGGTCGTCAGGTTTGGGTTTCTCCGGAGAAGAGCGGTTAATCTTCTTGTCTCCCGTGCAGTGGCAAAGTGAAATTGAAAGCTGCAGACCTACAAATATTAGGTAAATAATAACGTATTTTAAAAATCACAGTAAGAAACACGGTTTGTTTACTCAATGCAAAGAAATCCACTGGTctgtcatttgtttatttattttagataGGGTGACTAGCTAAAACGTACAAAGTTAGTCAGACTAAATCCATCTCTAAAGGCTAAATGAAAAACAGGAACAAACCCAAGACATTGCGAGTTCTGACCTGGAAAGGGCTGTGAGATAATCTGATTCTTTACAACAATGTGAGGAATCTGGGATTTAATCTGGACAGCTTCTCTGGACAGTTGAGCAAAGATTTCTTTACAGAGCAAAACGTTCTGAGCCGCCTCCAGTTTGATGTGCCATGGTGTACCTGAACAtaggacaataataataatcagaatgTAAATAATTAACAGTTATGGGTTTGGCTGATGAACCGTACCAGGTTTGTTTTTTTGTGGCCTCCTGAACAGGTTTACTGTTCCCAGATCACCGATGTCTGGAGATTGTTTCTGGATGGAAACCTGAAAAAAATTATTGATAagacattatttttatttctaacaTTCAGTATTCCACATCAGTAATTCACAACTTCCTAATTAGTAAAATAAAAACGGACAGAAAATGATACGTTTTAAACATGAAGATCAGTATAAAAACCTTGATATAAGCCGATCCTTCCAGGTCACTGGGGATCTGAACATCCAGGGGGCAGTAGTCCTCTGGGATCTTTTTATCTAGATCAATGTCGGTGTTTTTGATCACTTCAAATGTGCCATGGTGAGGAAAAAGTGAACCTGTGTGAGTAAATGTTTTAACATTGGGTTAGGAAAGCTTTTTAAAAGTGTTGGAGGTACTTTTGAAAGACGTGGGAATCCTTCTCCCTCACCAGCACTCCGGTAGCTGAGGTCTCCCAGAATTTTGTCTCCCACTTTGCGGAGTTTCCACTGAGAGCGGAGTCGCAGAAGTTCAGTGTTGAAGTCCCGCTGCCTCCGGTTCTCCTGGTTCTCTGCAACTGACTTACTGAGCTTCTCTGCTCCTTTCAGGAGAAGCTGGGCTGCTGTGGCCAATGATTTCTTTTTACTCATCAACTGAAACACCTGGGGTGTCTGCAGAGAGGTGGCAAAAtagaattcaaattcaattcaattcaaaaatactttattaatcccagagggaaattgattgctgtagtagctcagaataataacaataatcaagtcatcaaagagttgttgtataatacaatggctgttggcaggaaggatctccagtagcggtcagtgttgcagccaaactgaacaagcctctgactgaagacactcttccgttgtcggacagtcttgtgaagagaatgctcagagttgaccataattttcttgattctctggagaatccttctttgcatcatctcctccagcagttccgaaactgccaaaactctggctgagtccttgaaagggcttggagttcctccatcttgttggccggtgatctcacattgcccattatgatcgatggaagagatggtttgaatttcctctttctctgtctccgttttgctcccgctctgcattcacgcttcttgcgtttcagctcatttgggatttgtggcttcagttgaggtattatttcagcctttccaatgttaatcagctgctcctgattgtaaaccagcttgttgccatggttacgcatcataacaaatgctcaaaaagtgagaaaaaagctaaaaatagcagtaaaaatcctccaagcttcacagcaccagaaacagaaaagtaaagtgtccaaaatacagtttttcttgagaaactagaagaaaaatgcccaagaaaaggctaaacttacatatagtcaacagagctactccaacatgcagccacccagagcagcgcagttccaggaTAAGAATAAGAATTAAATTATCTGACATATCCTCAGAGAGGAAGCACTGGTCTCattcaaaaatgttaaaataggaGCATACTTCTTCCACAGTTCTCCCAACTCTGCAGAGTGAGATTCTTTACCTTGCCAGCTGTGGGATCCTGAGACACTGGATCTAAAGCCATGTACTTCTTTTCCTTCACCACACTGAGGACGTCGTACAGCACGCACATCTCCGTCAGGGAACTGCGTAGATTGTTACGCACCGAGTCCCAAGGCCAGAGAGATGGCTGAAACTTCACTGTGTCTGTGAAAATAAACCACAAATAACATTTAAACCCAAAATGCACAAAATAAGTTACATAAGCTAATGGGATTCAGTTTGTTTTGAATTTGTTCTGTATGTAGTGAATTATTCCACGTTAAGATTTATTGTTAAGGGAATGTGTTGAGTTTCTTGTTTATTGAAGGATGGAAAATCCTTTACTGTGCCACATCGGGGGGAATTTCGGCAAATCAGAAATCTATTTTCTGATATCTTTTAAAAACACGTTACCTTCTTCTTCCTCTGGCTCCTGCTTGCCCCACTCTCCGTCCCTGGGCTCACTGTCAACCCCATTCTCCTCAGAGTCTGATCCCTGGCTGAAGTCAATCCTTTGAGCCAACTTTGCCAAGTTCTGGGACATGGACAAAGGGGGGACATATGTCTCGAGTCCATCCAAGCCCACCTCCTGCACTTGTTTCTCACAGGAAGACTCAATGCTGATCCTCACTGCTGGACCACCAGACATGGTGGCACGATGGCTAAACTGAGAAGAAGCAGAAATGTTTTTCAGATGTGGGGACTCTACAGTTTCTCCTATATAATCTGACATATTTTGTATAGGCTGAAAAGGCTAATTTAAAGAGAAAGTCACCTCCAAATCaatat
Encoded here:
- the med17 gene encoding mediator of RNA polymerase II transcription subunit 17 isoform X1, with amino-acid sequence MFSHRATMSGGPAVRISIESSCEKQVQEVGLDGLETYVPPLSMSQNLAKLAQRIDFSQGSDSEENGVDSEPRDGEWGKQEPEEEEDTVKFQPSLWPWDSVRNNLRSSLTEMCVLYDVLSVVKEKKYMALDPVSQDPTAGKTPQVFQLMSKKKSLATAAQLLLKGAEKLSKSVAENQENRRQRDFNTELLRLRSQWKLRKVGDKILGDLSYRSAGSLFPHHGTFEVIKNTDIDLDKKIPEDYCPLDVQIPSDLEGSAYIKVSIQKQSPDIGDLGTVNLFRRPQKNKPGTPWHIKLEAAQNVLLCKEIFAQLSREAVQIKSQIPHIVVKNQIISQPFPGLQLSISLCHCTGDKKINRSSPEKPKPDDHLYVLEHNLHQMIREFHKQQLSSVVMPHPASAPFGHKRLRLAGPMAYDKAEISSLQQSEGLLEKIIKQAKHIFLRSRTARTIDCLASRIEDPQIQAHWSNINDVYESSVKVLITSHGYEQICKSIQLQLNIGVEQIRVVHRDGRAITLSHQEQELQDFLLSQMSQHQVHAVQQLAKVMGWHVLSFSNHVGLGPVESIGNASAITVASPNGEYAISVRNGPESGCKVLVQFPRSQVKDLPKSDVIQDTKWSHLRGPHKEVQWSRMEGRNFVYKMELLMAALTPCP
- the med17 gene encoding mediator of RNA polymerase II transcription subunit 17 isoform X2, with translation MSGGPAVRISIESSCEKQVQEVGLDGLETYVPPLSMSQNLAKLAQRIDFSQGSDSEENGVDSEPRDGEWGKQEPEEEEDTVKFQPSLWPWDSVRNNLRSSLTEMCVLYDVLSVVKEKKYMALDPVSQDPTAGKTPQVFQLMSKKKSLATAAQLLLKGAEKLSKSVAENQENRRQRDFNTELLRLRSQWKLRKVGDKILGDLSYRSAGSLFPHHGTFEVIKNTDIDLDKKIPEDYCPLDVQIPSDLEGSAYIKVSIQKQSPDIGDLGTVNLFRRPQKNKPGTPWHIKLEAAQNVLLCKEIFAQLSREAVQIKSQIPHIVVKNQIISQPFPGLQLSISLCHCTGDKKINRSSPEKPKPDDHLYVLEHNLHQMIREFHKQQLSSVVMPHPASAPFGHKRLRLAGPMAYDKAEISSLQQSEGLLEKIIKQAKHIFLRSRTARTIDCLASRIEDPQIQAHWSNINDVYESSVKVLITSHGYEQICKSIQLQLNIGVEQIRVVHRDGRAITLSHQEQELQDFLLSQMSQHQVHAVQQLAKVMGWHVLSFSNHVGLGPVESIGNASAITVASPNGEYAISVRNGPESGCKVLVQFPRSQVKDLPKSDVIQDTKWSHLRGPHKEVQWSRMEGRNFVYKMELLMAALTPCP